In the Ramlibacter tataouinensis TTB310 genome, one interval contains:
- a CDS encoding fumarylacetoacetate hydrolase family protein — MKQARVVHEGRVQPAVERDGRLLLADGRSVGFDAVTWLPPVAPVPQPRTILALGLNYADHAKELAFKAPEEPLVFLKGERALNGHRQRTRRPPDVRFMHYECELTVVIGRTAKKVRRGDAYDFIAGYTVANDYAIRDYLENWYRPNLRVKNRDGATPLGPFLVDRADVPDPMNLALRTTVNGKLTQSGHTRDMIFDVPFLVEYFSSFMTLQPGDLILTGTPDGVVDCRPGDVVVTEIEGLGALENTIE, encoded by the coding sequence ATGAAGCAAGCCCGTGTCGTGCATGAAGGCCGCGTCCAGCCCGCCGTCGAGCGGGACGGCCGGCTGCTGCTGGCCGACGGTCGCAGCGTGGGCTTCGATGCCGTCACCTGGCTGCCGCCGGTGGCGCCGGTGCCGCAGCCGCGCACCATCCTGGCCCTGGGCCTGAACTACGCCGACCACGCCAAGGAGCTGGCCTTCAAGGCACCCGAGGAGCCGCTGGTCTTCCTCAAGGGCGAGCGCGCGCTCAATGGCCACCGCCAGCGCACCCGCCGCCCGCCCGACGTCCGGTTCATGCACTACGAGTGCGAGCTCACGGTGGTGATCGGCCGCACGGCCAAAAAGGTGCGCCGCGGCGACGCCTACGACTTCATCGCCGGCTACACGGTGGCCAACGACTACGCCATCCGCGACTACCTGGAGAACTGGTACCGGCCCAACCTGCGGGTGAAGAACCGCGACGGCGCCACGCCGCTGGGGCCCTTCCTGGTGGATCGCGCGGACGTGCCGGACCCGATGAACCTGGCCCTGCGCACCACGGTGAACGGCAAGCTCACGCAGTCCGGCCATACCCGGGACATGATCTTCGACGTGCCCTTCCTCGTCGAGTACTTCTCCAGCTTCATGACCCTGCAGCCCGGCGACCTGATCCTCACCGGCACGCCCGACGGCGTGGTGGACTGCCGGCCCGGCGACGTGGTCGTCACCGAGATCGAGGGCCTGGGCGCCCTCGAGAACACCATCGAATGA
- the hpaR gene encoding homoprotocatechuate degradation operon regulator HpaR, which translates to MSTTPFAHRNLPRLLLQAREAVMAHNRPRLREHGLSDQQWRVLRVLGEHGTVETGRVAREAFILGPSLTGVLARMERDGLIRRERDPADQRRTVVEATAKGRKLVDKLSHAVEAHYQWMEATLGKAKLQQLYRLLDELIELEQPGAGPGRPSRRNGAAPQAEAPA; encoded by the coding sequence ATGAGCACCACCCCCTTCGCCCACCGCAACCTCCCCCGCCTGCTGCTGCAGGCGCGCGAAGCCGTCATGGCCCACAACCGGCCGCGCCTGCGCGAGCACGGGCTGTCGGACCAGCAGTGGCGGGTGCTGCGGGTGCTGGGCGAGCACGGCACGGTGGAGACCGGCCGGGTGGCGCGCGAGGCGTTCATCCTGGGGCCCAGCCTCACCGGCGTGCTGGCGCGCATGGAGCGCGACGGCCTGATCCGGCGCGAGCGCGACCCGGCCGACCAGCGGCGCACCGTGGTGGAGGCCACGGCCAAGGGCCGCAAGCTGGTGGACAAGCTCTCGCACGCCGTCGAGGCGCACTACCAGTGGATGGAAGCCACCCTGGGCAAGGCCAAGCTCCAGCAGCTCTACCGGCTGTTGGACGAGCTGATCGAGCTGGAGCAGCCCGGCGCCGGCCCGGGGCGTCCTTCGCGGCGCAATGGCGCGGCGCCGCAGGCGGAGGCACCGGCATGA
- a CDS encoding Bug family tripartite tricarboxylate transporter substrate binding protein, with the protein MSLQRRHLLHTAGAATLLASLGQRAWAQAGQIETARIITGFAAGGTSDTICRRVAQKLQGDYARAAVVENRTGAGGQIAVQTVKAAAPDGQTILQTPTSILTIYPHIYKKLQYEPLVDLTPVTLGCVFDFGFAVGPAVPAEVKTVPQFLAWAKANPLGANFGSPAAGSTPHFIGALLGKNAGVELKHAAYRGTQPAMLDLLGGQISAVSGPIGDITQHLPTGKVRILGVSGAKRNRFAPDVPTYEEQGIKNATHSEWFAFFLPAKAAPDLVNRLNASMKNALAQKDVIDGLNGFGLEAQSSTPAELADLVKRDTAKWAPIVKQVGFTAEN; encoded by the coding sequence ATGAGCTTGCAACGCCGCCACCTGCTGCACACCGCGGGCGCCGCCACCCTGCTGGCCAGCCTGGGCCAGCGCGCCTGGGCCCAGGCCGGGCAGATCGAGACCGCCCGCATCATCACCGGCTTCGCCGCCGGCGGCACCTCCGACACCATCTGCCGCCGCGTCGCGCAGAAGCTCCAGGGCGACTACGCCCGGGCCGCCGTGGTGGAGAACCGGACCGGCGCCGGCGGCCAGATCGCCGTGCAGACCGTCAAGGCCGCCGCGCCCGACGGCCAGACCATCCTGCAGACGCCCACCTCCATCCTCACCATCTACCCGCACATCTACAAGAAGCTGCAGTACGAGCCGCTGGTGGACCTGACGCCGGTGACCCTGGGCTGCGTGTTCGACTTCGGCTTCGCGGTCGGCCCGGCCGTGCCGGCCGAGGTCAAGACCGTGCCGCAGTTCCTGGCCTGGGCCAAGGCCAACCCCCTGGGCGCCAACTTCGGCTCGCCGGCGGCCGGTTCCACGCCGCACTTCATCGGCGCGCTGCTGGGCAAGAACGCCGGCGTGGAGCTCAAGCACGCGGCCTACCGCGGCACCCAGCCGGCCATGCTGGACCTGCTGGGCGGCCAGATCTCGGCCGTCTCCGGCCCGATCGGCGACATCACCCAGCACCTGCCCACGGGCAAGGTCCGCATCCTGGGTGTCTCGGGCGCCAAGCGCAACCGCTTCGCGCCCGACGTGCCCACCTACGAGGAGCAGGGCATCAAGAACGCCACCCACAGCGAGTGGTTCGCCTTCTTCCTGCCGGCCAAGGCCGCGCCCGACCTGGTGAACCGCCTGAACGCGTCGATGAAGAACGCGCTGGCGCAGAAGGACGTGATCGATGGCCTGAACGGCTTCGGCCTGGAAGCCCAGTCGTCCACGCCCGCCGAGCTGGCCGACCTGGTCAAGCGCGACACCGCCAAGTGGGCGCCCATCGTCAAGCAGGTCGGCTTCACGGCTGAAAACTGA
- the hpaE gene encoding 5-carboxymethyl-2-hydroxymuconate semialdehyde dehydrogenase gives MKIDHLIGGKAQAGRDYFPTVNPATQEVLAEVASGGEAEVQAAVAAAKAAFPAWAGMPAPQRARLIRRLGDLVAAHVPAIARTETDDTGQVIAQTGKQLVPRAADNFHYFAEMCTRVDGHTYPTETHLNYTLFHPVGVCALISPWNVPFMTATWKVAPCLAFGNTAVLKMSELSPLTAARLGELALEAGIPPGVLNIVHGWGREAGEPLVRHPDVRAISFTGSTATGNRIVQQAGLKKFSMELGGKSPFVVFDDADLARALDAAVFMIFSNNGERCTAGSRILVQQSIYADFVQKFVERAGRITVGDPLDEKTIIGPMISQAHLAKVRSYIELGPKEGAMLLCGGLDAPLLPDRVKKGNYVMPTVFADVDNRMRIAQDEIFGPVACLIPFRDEPDAIRIANDIAYGLSSYVWTENIGRAHRVAAAVEAGMCFVNSQNVRDLRQPFGGTKASGTGREGGTWSYEVFLEPKNVAVSLGSHHIPRWGV, from the coding sequence ATGAAGATCGACCACCTGATCGGCGGCAAGGCGCAGGCCGGCCGCGACTACTTCCCCACCGTGAACCCGGCCACGCAGGAGGTGCTGGCCGAGGTGGCGTCGGGCGGCGAGGCCGAGGTGCAGGCCGCCGTCGCGGCCGCCAAGGCCGCCTTCCCTGCCTGGGCGGGAATGCCCGCGCCGCAGCGCGCCAGGCTGATCCGCAGGCTGGGCGACTTGGTCGCCGCCCACGTGCCCGCGATCGCCCGCACCGAGACCGACGACACCGGCCAGGTGATCGCCCAGACCGGCAAGCAGCTGGTGCCGCGCGCGGCCGACAACTTCCACTACTTCGCCGAGATGTGCACGCGGGTGGACGGCCACACCTACCCGACCGAGACGCACCTCAACTACACGCTGTTCCACCCGGTGGGCGTGTGCGCGCTGATCTCGCCCTGGAACGTGCCTTTCATGACGGCCACCTGGAAGGTCGCGCCCTGCCTGGCCTTCGGCAACACGGCGGTGCTGAAGATGAGCGAGCTGTCGCCGCTGACCGCCGCGCGCCTGGGCGAGCTGGCGCTGGAGGCCGGCATCCCGCCGGGCGTGCTCAACATCGTGCACGGCTGGGGCAGGGAGGCGGGCGAGCCGCTGGTGCGGCACCCGGACGTGCGCGCCATCTCCTTCACCGGCTCCACGGCCACCGGCAACCGCATCGTCCAGCAGGCGGGCCTGAAGAAGTTCAGCATGGAGCTGGGCGGCAAGTCGCCCTTCGTCGTTTTCGACGACGCCGACCTGGCGCGCGCGCTGGATGCCGCCGTCTTCATGATCTTCTCCAACAACGGCGAGCGCTGCACGGCCGGCAGCCGCATCCTGGTGCAGCAGTCCATCTACGCCGACTTCGTGCAGAAGTTCGTGGAGCGGGCCGGGCGCATCACCGTGGGCGACCCGCTGGACGAGAAGACCATCATCGGTCCCATGATCTCGCAGGCCCACCTGGCCAAGGTGCGCAGCTACATCGAGCTGGGGCCGAAGGAAGGCGCCATGCTGCTGTGCGGCGGGCTCGATGCGCCGCTGCTGCCCGACCGGGTGAAGAAGGGCAACTACGTCATGCCCACCGTGTTCGCCGACGTGGACAACCGCATGAGGATCGCCCAGGACGAGATCTTCGGCCCGGTGGCCTGCCTGATCCCGTTCCGGGACGAGCCCGACGCCATCCGCATCGCCAACGACATCGCCTACGGCCTGTCCAGCTACGTCTGGACCGAGAACATCGGCCGCGCGCACCGGGTGGCCGCCGCCGTCGAGGCCGGCATGTGCTTCGTCAACAGCCAGAACGTAAGAGACTTGCGCCAGCCTTTCGGCGGCACCAAGGCCTCGGGCACGGGACGCGAGGGCGGCACCTGGAGCTACGAGGTGTTCCTGGAGCCGAAGAACGTGGCGGTGTCGCTGGGGTCGCACCACATTCCGCGGTGGGGGGTCTGA
- a CDS encoding aldolase/citrate lyase family protein yields MRTPINPFKQALAEKRPQIGLWLGLADTVAAEICAGAGFDWLLIDGEHAPNDLRSILRQAQAIAGYPGTHAIARVPMGHGNAGQQLIKQYLDLGVQTLLVPMVDTPAQAAEVVRSLRYPPLGVRGMGGARASRWGRYTAYPQEANDQVCLLVQAESRLALDELDAIAAVDGVDGVFIGPADLSASLGHVGNPGHPEVQAAIEDAIQRITRAGKAAGILTPDEALARHYLQLGATFVAVGLDTNLLARGTSALAARFKSAAAPQAAAGGQTY; encoded by the coding sequence ATGCGCACCCCCATCAACCCCTTCAAGCAGGCCCTGGCCGAGAAGCGTCCGCAGATCGGCCTGTGGCTGGGCCTGGCCGACACCGTGGCGGCCGAGATCTGCGCCGGCGCCGGCTTCGACTGGCTGCTGATCGACGGCGAGCACGCGCCGAACGACCTGCGCAGCATCCTGCGGCAGGCCCAGGCCATCGCCGGCTATCCCGGCACGCATGCCATCGCCCGCGTGCCCATGGGCCACGGCAACGCCGGCCAGCAGCTGATCAAGCAGTACCTGGACCTGGGCGTGCAGACCCTGCTGGTGCCCATGGTGGACACCCCGGCCCAGGCGGCCGAGGTGGTGCGCAGCCTGCGCTACCCGCCGCTGGGCGTGCGCGGCATGGGCGGCGCGCGCGCCTCGCGCTGGGGCCGCTACACCGCCTACCCCCAGGAGGCCAACGACCAGGTCTGCCTGCTGGTGCAGGCCGAATCCCGCCTGGCGCTGGACGAGCTGGACGCGATCGCCGCCGTCGACGGCGTGGACGGCGTGTTCATCGGCCCGGCCGACCTGTCGGCCTCGCTGGGCCATGTGGGCAACCCCGGCCACCCCGAGGTGCAGGCCGCCATCGAGGACGCGATCCAGCGCATCACCCGGGCCGGCAAGGCGGCCGGCATCCTCACGCCCGACGAGGCCCTGGCGCGGCACTACCTGCAGCTGGGCGCCACCTTCGTCGCGGTGGGGCTGGACACCAACCTGCTGGCGCGCGGCACCAGCGCCCTGGCGGCGCGGTTCAAGTCGGCGGCCGCGCCGCAGGCTGCGGCCGGCGGCCAGACCTACTGA
- a CDS encoding fumarylacetoacetate hydrolase family protein, with protein sequence MSYLPRGTVYGTLLNFRSEFEALRPQMDQAPYKAPPRAPVLYVKTANTFSPHGAAIALPPGVADVEIGATLGMVMKNATEVAGCVLMNDLSLPHASFFRPPVKFKCLDGFLGVGLQVRPADPATLRIEVRINGELRQTVRFDALVRAPANLLADVAGFMTLGEGDVLLLGCDAPRPRARAGDRVELHSPALGTLSNTLVAQAS encoded by the coding sequence ATGAGCTATCTACCCCGCGGCACGGTGTACGGCACGCTGCTGAACTTCCGCAGCGAGTTCGAGGCCCTGCGCCCGCAGATGGACCAGGCGCCCTACAAGGCGCCGCCCCGGGCGCCGGTGCTGTACGTCAAGACGGCCAACACCTTCAGCCCGCATGGCGCGGCGATCGCGCTGCCGCCCGGGGTGGCGGACGTCGAGATCGGCGCCACGCTCGGCATGGTGATGAAGAACGCGACCGAGGTCGCCGGCTGCGTGCTGATGAACGACCTGTCCCTCCCGCACGCCAGCTTCTTCCGCCCGCCCGTGAAGTTCAAGTGCCTGGACGGCTTCCTGGGCGTCGGGCTGCAGGTGCGCCCGGCCGACCCGGCGACCCTGCGGATCGAGGTGCGCATCAACGGCGAGCTGCGCCAGACGGTGCGCTTCGACGCGCTGGTGCGCGCGCCGGCCAACCTGCTGGCGGACGTGGCCGGCTTCATGACCCTGGGCGAGGGCGACGTGCTGCTGCTGGGCTGCGACGCGCCGCGTCCGCGCGCCCGCGCCGGCGACCGCGTCGAGCTGCACTCGCCGGCGCTGGGCACCCTGTCCAACACCCTGGTGGCGCAGGCCTCATGA
- the ilvD gene encoding dihydroxy-acid dehydratase, whose translation MSPAKPPRRFRSATIHEGLIRSNTRSFLRALGQDDEDIARPHIGVFHTGGEMSPCNMNLREQAQHAKTGIYAAGGMPHECPVVSVSDGLSMAHSGMRFSLISRELIADSVEASTRAHQWDGIFAIGACDKNLPGLMMGMVRCNVPAIFLHGGAALPGRMDGRDINVVHGYEAIGQVLAGQATVAELEAVSHACLPTAGACAGQFTANTMGMVSEALGLAPLGSSMVPAVFSERAPLMRRAARTLMAAVMGEAPLPRDIVTRQALENACAVVSATGGSTNAALHLPAIAHEAGIRFHLDDVAEVFARTPLIADLSPGGRFHARDVYDAGGTAVILAELLRGGFLQGDALTVTGRTLGEELEGAPAPDGQVVRRIADARSRDGGVAVLKGNLCPDGALLKTAGLATLVHRGPARVFECEEEAQAAVQNRRYQAGEVLVIRNEGPRGSPGMREMLGLTALLYGQGMGDQVALLTDGRFSGATRGLCIGYAGPEAAAGGPIAALRDGDLIAIDARPQARSITVELGGAEIAARLAARPERPAPRGGLLEKYAATVRPSHQGAVTHSGGVV comes from the coding sequence ATGAGCCCAGCCAAGCCGCCGCGCAGGTTCCGCTCGGCCACGATCCACGAGGGGCTGATCCGCTCCAACACGCGCAGCTTCCTGCGCGCGCTGGGCCAGGACGACGAGGACATCGCCCGGCCGCACATCGGCGTGTTCCACACCGGCGGCGAGATGAGCCCGTGCAACATGAACCTGCGCGAGCAGGCCCAGCACGCCAAGACCGGCATCTATGCCGCCGGCGGCATGCCGCACGAATGCCCGGTGGTCTCGGTGTCCGACGGCCTGTCGATGGCGCACTCGGGCATGCGCTTCTCGCTGATCTCGCGCGAGCTGATCGCCGACAGCGTGGAGGCCTCCACCCGCGCCCACCAGTGGGACGGCATCTTCGCCATCGGCGCCTGCGACAAGAACCTGCCGGGCCTGATGATGGGCATGGTGCGCTGCAACGTGCCGGCCATCTTCCTGCACGGCGGGGCCGCGCTGCCGGGCCGGATGGACGGCCGCGACATCAACGTGGTGCACGGCTACGAGGCCATCGGCCAGGTGCTCGCCGGCCAGGCCACGGTGGCCGAGCTGGAGGCGGTCAGCCACGCCTGCCTGCCCACCGCCGGCGCCTGCGCCGGCCAGTTCACCGCCAACACCATGGGCATGGTGTCCGAGGCCCTGGGCCTGGCGCCGCTGGGCTCGTCCATGGTGCCGGCCGTGTTCAGCGAGCGGGCGCCGCTGATGCGCCGCGCCGCGCGCACGCTGATGGCCGCGGTAATGGGCGAGGCCCCGCTGCCGCGCGACATCGTCACCCGCCAGGCGCTGGAGAACGCCTGCGCCGTGGTCTCGGCCACCGGCGGCTCGACCAACGCGGCGCTGCACCTGCCGGCCATCGCGCACGAGGCCGGCATCCGGTTCCACCTGGATGACGTGGCCGAGGTGTTCGCCCGCACGCCGCTGATAGCCGACCTCAGCCCCGGCGGGCGCTTCCATGCGCGCGACGTGTACGACGCCGGCGGCACGGCCGTGATCCTGGCCGAGCTGCTGCGCGGCGGCTTCCTGCAGGGCGACGCGCTCACGGTGACCGGCCGCACGCTGGGAGAGGAGCTGGAGGGCGCGCCCGCACCCGACGGCCAGGTGGTGCGCCGGATAGCGGATGCCCGCTCGCGCGACGGCGGCGTGGCGGTGCTCAAGGGCAACCTGTGCCCGGACGGCGCCCTGCTCAAGACCGCGGGCCTGGCCACCCTGGTGCACCGTGGGCCGGCCCGCGTGTTCGAGTGCGAGGAGGAAGCCCAGGCCGCCGTGCAGAACCGGCGCTACCAGGCCGGCGAGGTGCTGGTGATCCGCAACGAGGGCCCGCGCGGCAGCCCGGGCATGCGCGAGATGCTGGGCCTCACGGCGCTGCTGTACGGCCAGGGCATGGGCGACCAGGTGGCCCTGCTGACCGACGGCCGCTTCTCCGGCGCCACGCGCGGCCTGTGCATCGGCTATGCCGGTCCCGAGGCCGCCGCCGGCGGGCCGATCGCCGCGCTGCGCGACGGCGACCTCATCGCCATCGACGCCCGGCCGCAGGCGCGCAGCATCACGGTGGAACTGGGCGGTGCCGAGATCGCCGCCCGCCTGGCCGCGCGGCCCGAGCGCCCGGCGCCGCGCGGCGGCCTGCTGGAGAAGTACGCCGCCACAGTGCGTCCCAGCCACCAGGGCGCGGTCACGCACTCCGGCGGCGTGGTGTGA
- a CDS encoding FAD-dependent monooxygenase: MVHDDKALHTPVLIAGGGPVGLALAALLARLGVRSRVIEQDGGYCSGSRAICLSRRSLEILGWAGAAEAVQAKGLGWTRGRSHFREREVLAFDMPHAPGDRFAPMTNIQQFYVEEYLHRAMAAWPGMAEVHWATAVEAVDAQPQGVAVQCRTPEGTQRFTADWLVACDGGRSTVREQLGLALEGTTYEGRYVIVDIRQKSVRPTERLAWFDPPSNPGSTVLMHRQPDDVWRIDYQLREDEDPQAAVLPQNVLPRVRAHLEWMGEREPWEPLWISIYNAKCLSLARYRHGRVLFAGDAAHLVPIFGVRGLNSGLDDAGNLAWKLAAAVGGSAADALLDTYDTERRAAALLNIEFGSRSTEFMAPPHRGFALMREAVLRLAAAEPAIRHLINPRQSAPVPYPATRLTGTDEGLPHDQGAPGRVAPEARAWLQGRQRHLTELFGAGWVLLGFGPLPAVEGVQAVALDPHDGRNGEALERYGACPGSAWLVRPDGYVAARWREAPGAAALQACLRRMSYHAHH; the protein is encoded by the coding sequence ATGGTGCACGACGACAAAGCGCTGCACACCCCGGTGCTGATCGCCGGCGGCGGGCCGGTGGGCCTGGCGCTGGCGGCGCTGCTGGCGCGCCTGGGCGTGCGCTCGCGCGTGATCGAGCAGGACGGCGGCTACTGCAGCGGCAGCCGCGCCATCTGCCTGTCGCGCCGCTCGCTGGAGATCCTGGGCTGGGCCGGCGCAGCCGAGGCGGTGCAGGCCAAGGGCCTGGGCTGGACGCGCGGGCGCAGCCATTTCCGCGAGCGCGAGGTGCTGGCCTTCGACATGCCGCACGCCCCGGGCGACCGCTTCGCGCCCATGACCAACATCCAGCAGTTCTACGTGGAGGAGTACCTGCACCGCGCCATGGCCGCGTGGCCCGGCATGGCCGAGGTGCACTGGGCGACTGCCGTGGAAGCGGTGGATGCGCAGCCGCAGGGCGTTGCCGTGCAGTGCCGCACGCCCGAGGGCACGCAGCGTTTCACCGCCGACTGGCTGGTGGCCTGCGACGGCGGCCGCAGCACGGTGCGCGAGCAGCTGGGCCTGGCCCTGGAAGGCACGACCTACGAAGGCCGCTACGTCATCGTCGACATCCGGCAGAAGTCGGTCCGGCCGACCGAGCGCCTGGCCTGGTTCGACCCGCCGTCCAACCCGGGCTCCACCGTGCTGATGCACCGCCAGCCCGACGACGTGTGGCGCATCGACTACCAGCTGCGCGAGGACGAGGACCCGCAGGCCGCCGTGCTGCCGCAGAACGTGCTTCCGCGGGTGCGCGCTCACCTGGAATGGATGGGCGAGCGCGAGCCCTGGGAGCCGCTGTGGATCTCCATCTACAACGCCAAGTGCCTGAGCCTGGCGCGCTACCGGCACGGCCGCGTGCTGTTCGCCGGCGACGCGGCGCACCTGGTGCCCATCTTCGGCGTGCGCGGGCTGAACTCGGGCCTGGACGACGCCGGCAACCTGGCCTGGAAGCTGGCGGCGGCGGTGGGCGGCAGCGCCGCCGACGCGCTGCTGGACACCTACGATACCGAGCGCCGCGCCGCCGCGCTGCTGAACATCGAGTTCGGCAGCCGCAGCACCGAGTTCATGGCGCCGCCGCACCGCGGCTTCGCGCTGATGCGCGAGGCGGTGCTGCGCCTGGCCGCGGCCGAGCCGGCCATCCGCCATTTGATCAACCCGCGCCAGAGCGCGCCCGTGCCCTACCCCGCCACCCGGCTGACCGGGACGGATGAAGGCTTGCCGCACGACCAGGGCGCGCCCGGGCGCGTGGCGCCGGAGGCGCGCGCCTGGCTGCAGGGACGGCAGCGCCACCTGACCGAACTGTTCGGTGCCGGCTGGGTGCTGCTGGGCTTCGGCCCGCTGCCCGCCGTGGAAGGCGTGCAAGCCGTGGCGCTCGACCCGCACGACGGCCGCAACGGCGAGGCACTGGAGCGCTACGGCGCGTGCCCCGGCAGCGCCTGGCTGGTGCGGCCCGACGGCTACGTTGCCGCGCGCTGGCGGGAAGCGCCCGGCGCGGCGGCGCTGCAGGCGTGCCTGCGCAGGATGTCCTACCATGCCCACCACTGA
- a CDS encoding 5-carboxymethyl-2-hydroxymuconate Delta-isomerase, with amino-acid sequence MPHLVILYTPNLEAETDMTALCRALADTMLAVRDEEGRQVFPTGGIRVLAYPAAHHAVADGKADYAFAYLNLRMGAGRSDATREQAGDALLARARDHFAPLLERRPLGLTLQIDESPGQVYDGKFGNLHPLFNKA; translated from the coding sequence ATGCCGCACCTGGTCATCCTCTACACGCCCAACCTCGAGGCCGAGACCGACATGACGGCGCTGTGCCGCGCGCTGGCCGACACCATGCTCGCGGTGCGCGACGAGGAAGGCCGCCAGGTCTTCCCCACCGGCGGCATCCGGGTGCTGGCCTACCCGGCGGCGCACCATGCGGTGGCCGACGGCAAGGCCGACTACGCCTTCGCCTACCTGAACCTGCGCATGGGCGCCGGGCGCTCCGACGCCACCCGGGAGCAGGCCGGCGATGCGCTGCTGGCGCGAGCCCGGGACCACTTCGCCCCGCTGCTCGAGCGCCGCCCGCTGGGCCTGACCCTGCAGATCGACGAAAGCCCCGGCCAGGTCTACGACGGCAAGTTCGGCAACCTGCACCCGCTATTCAACAAGGCCTGA
- the hpaH gene encoding 2-oxo-hept-4-ene-1,7-dioate hydratase: MLPQDLIAQLAAELHRSEQSRTQVEHFSKRFPGMTIEDGYAISRAWMQLKRAEGRTVRGHKIGLTSRAMQQASQIDEPDYGTLLDDMFFEPGALPTRRFIAPRVEVELAFVLKHRLQGDRVTVDDVLAATDHVRPAVEIIDARIEQFDRHSKAMRKVQDTISDNAANAGIVLGGRPVHPHEVDLPWCGAILRCNGVVEETGLAAGVQGHPAIGVAWLAMKLAPWGECLEAGEVVLAGSFTRPVAARQGDRFEADYGPLGRFAFHFA; the protein is encoded by the coding sequence ATGCTCCCGCAAGACCTCATCGCCCAGCTCGCGGCCGAACTGCACCGCAGCGAGCAATCGCGCACGCAGGTCGAGCATTTCTCCAAGCGCTTTCCCGGCATGACCATCGAGGACGGCTACGCCATCTCGCGCGCCTGGATGCAGCTCAAGCGCGCCGAGGGCCGCACCGTGCGCGGCCACAAGATCGGCCTGACCTCGCGCGCCATGCAGCAGGCCAGCCAGATCGACGAGCCCGATTACGGCACCCTGCTGGACGACATGTTCTTCGAGCCCGGCGCCCTCCCCACCCGGCGCTTCATCGCACCCCGGGTCGAGGTCGAGCTGGCCTTCGTGCTCAAGCACCGGCTGCAGGGCGACCGCGTCACGGTGGACGACGTGCTGGCCGCCACCGACCACGTGCGGCCGGCCGTCGAGATCATCGATGCGCGCATCGAGCAGTTCGACCGCCACAGCAAGGCCATGCGCAAGGTGCAGGACACCATCAGCGACAACGCGGCCAATGCCGGCATCGTGCTGGGCGGCCGCCCGGTGCATCCGCACGAGGTCGACCTGCCCTGGTGCGGCGCCATCCTGCGGTGCAACGGCGTGGTCGAGGAGACCGGCCTGGCCGCCGGCGTGCAGGGCCATCCAGCCATCGGCGTGGCCTGGCTGGCGATGAAGCTGGCGCCCTGGGGCGAGTGCCTGGAAGCCGGCGAGGTGGTGCTGGCCGGCTCCTTCACCCGGCCCGTCGCCGCCCGGCAGGGCGACCGCTTCGAGGCCGACTACGGCCCGCTGGGCCGCTTCGCGTTCCATTTCGCGTAA
- the hpaD gene encoding 3,4-dihydroxyphenylacetate 2,3-dioxygenase, producing the protein MGTLALAAKITHVPSMYLSEQPGPNFGCRAAAIEGHREIDRRCRQLGVDTIVVFDVHWQVNSEYHINCGPKFEGVYTSNELPHFIKNMPFAYPGNPKLGHLIADMANEMGVKSRAHSDTTLELEYGTLVPMRYMNGDRHYQVISVSGWCDWHDLHESGRFGLAVRRAIEERYEGTVAVFASGSLSHHFADNGHAPEFMHKVYDPFLEQVDRRVVALWEAGDWKTFVGMLPMYADKCWGEGDMHDTAMLLGLLGWDRYQAPVEVVTPYFGSSGTGQINAIFPVTPLPA; encoded by the coding sequence ATGGGAACCCTAGCCCTCGCCGCCAAGATCACCCACGTGCCGTCGATGTACCTGAGCGAGCAACCCGGCCCGAACTTCGGCTGCCGCGCCGCCGCCATCGAGGGCCACCGCGAGATCGACCGCCGCTGCCGCCAGCTCGGCGTGGACACCATCGTGGTGTTCGACGTGCACTGGCAGGTCAACAGCGAGTACCACATCAACTGCGGACCGAAGTTCGAGGGGGTGTACACCAGCAACGAGCTGCCGCACTTCATCAAGAACATGCCCTTCGCCTACCCGGGCAACCCCAAGCTGGGGCACCTGATCGCGGACATGGCCAACGAGATGGGCGTGAAGAGCCGGGCCCACTCCGACACCACGCTGGAGCTGGAGTACGGCACGCTGGTGCCGATGCGCTACATGAACGGCGACCGGCACTACCAGGTGATCAGCGTCAGCGGCTGGTGCGACTGGCACGACCTTCACGAGTCCGGCCGCTTCGGCCTGGCGGTGCGCCGCGCCATCGAGGAGCGGTACGAGGGCACGGTCGCGGTGTTCGCCAGCGGGTCCCTCTCGCACCACTTCGCCGACAACGGCCACGCGCCGGAGTTCATGCACAAGGTCTACGACCCCTTCCTGGAACAGGTCGACCGCCGCGTCGTGGCGCTCTGGGAAGCCGGCGACTGGAAGACCTTCGTCGGCATGCTGCCCATGTACGCCGACAAGTGCTGGGGCGAGGGCGACATGCACGACACCGCCATGCTGCTGGGCCTGCTGGGCTGGGACCGCTACCAGGCGCCGGTGGAGGTGGTCACGCCCTACTTCGGCAGCTCGGGCACGGGGCAGATCAACGCCATCTTCCCCGTGACGCCTCTGCCGGCCTGA